The following proteins come from a genomic window of Nitrosopumilus sp.:
- a CDS encoding DUF6293 family protein, protein MAKLTNLRVHIAPVGYEIDRIVLPAKKMKADKVCLLVHENPSIDKAITFYEKISKQLQKQNIEVVREYHDRLDLFKIIKSVKEIIEKEKGNIIYVNLAAGSKIQAIACMMACMMFNDEKNIHPFYVEAKDYLVFSGKAISTGIKDIQDVPTYEIKRPDKKHIDALRIISEKGGRISKKEMARLAKEEKLIVVNAENQSQATFASLDKNIINTLENQWKFIKVEKIGRTRWINITEDGKNAAEFLI, encoded by the coding sequence TGCAAAGAAGATGAAAGCAGACAAGGTCTGCCTACTAGTTCATGAAAATCCTAGTATTGACAAGGCAATCACGTTTTATGAAAAAATATCAAAACAATTACAAAAACAAAACATCGAAGTAGTTAGGGAGTATCATGACAGACTCGACCTCTTCAAGATAATCAAATCTGTAAAAGAAATTATTGAAAAAGAAAAAGGAAACATCATTTATGTTAATTTGGCGGCAGGAAGTAAAATTCAAGCAATTGCATGCATGATGGCATGCATGATGTTCAATGATGAAAAAAACATTCATCCATTTTATGTAGAGGCAAAAGACTATCTTGTCTTTTCAGGCAAAGCAATATCTACCGGGATAAAAGATATTCAAGACGTTCCAACCTATGAAATCAAAAGGCCAGACAAAAAACACATTGATGCATTAAGAATTATCTCAGAAAAGGGCGGCAGGATTTCTAAAAAAGAGATGGCTCGCCTTGCCAAAGAAGAAAAACTGATTGTGGTCAATGCGGAAAATCAAAGTCAGGCAACATTTGCAAGTTTAGATAAAAACATCATCAATACATTGGAGAACCAGTGGAAGTTTATCAAAGTAGAAAAGATCGGACGAACTAGATGGATTAACATTACAGAAGATGGAAAAAATGCTGCAGAGTTTTTGATTTAA